From the genome of Caloenas nicobarica isolate bCalNic1 chromosome 14, bCalNic1.hap1, whole genome shotgun sequence, one region includes:
- the METRN gene encoding meteorin, whose amino-acid sequence MWALRALCLAGLGAALGGGSADQCSWRGSGLSQEAGSVEQLSLHCAEGSLEWLYPTGALRLRLAPRLPPATATTKGRSPQHVTACVKPSVTFRGAQLYLEREGVLELLLPEAPRPRVRCFSWLPWEKVALFLQATPHRDISRRIAAFRYELRGDWLAHPALPAASLTGEGACRPCNDTEILMAICTSDFVIRGSIRSVSNDAELQESIIGVSATRIHRQKFPLFQAGGRPGRVVGSIRTPLRCGVKPGPGTFLFTGWLHFGEAWLSCAPRYRDFQHIYEGARRTRQNPCEFPVD is encoded by the exons ATGTGGGCGCTGCGGGCGCTCTGCCTGGCCGGGCTGGGCGCGGCGCTGGGCGGTGGCTCCGCGGATCAGTGCTCCTGGAGGGGCAG TGGGCTGTCGCAGGAGGCGGGCAGCGtggagcagctctccctgcactgCGCCGAGGGTTCGCTGGAATGGCTGTACCCCACGGGGGCCCTTCGCCTCCGCCTGGCCCCCCGTCTACCCCCCGCCACCGCCACCACCAAGGGCAGGAGCCCCCAACATGTCACTGCCTGCGTCAAACCTTCTGTTACCTTCCGGGGGGCTCAGCTCTACCTGGAGAGGGAaggggtgctggagctgctgctgccggagGCCCCCCGGCCCCGTGTTCGCTGCTTCAGCTGGCTGCCCTGGGAGAAGGTGGCTCTGTTCCTGCAGGCCACCCCGCACCGCGACATCAGCCGCCGCATCGCTGCCTTCCGCTATGAGCTGCGTGGGGACTGGCTGGCCCAcccagcactgcctgctgcCAGCCTCACCGGAGAAG GGGCGTGCCGGCCGTGCAACGACACCGAGATCCTGATGGCCATTTGCACTAGTGACTTTG TGATCCGTGGCAGCATCCGGAGTGTCTCCAAtgatgcagagctgcaggaatcCATCATTGGGGTGAGCGCCACCCGCATCCACCGCCAAAAGTTCCCCCTCTTCCAGGCAGGGGGGCGGCCAGGGCGGGTGGTGGGCAGCATCCGCACTCCACTGCGCTGCGGGGTCAAGCCGGGCCCTGGCACCTTCCTCTTCACGGGGTGGCTGCATTTCGGCGAAGCCTGGCTGAGCTGTGCGCCCCGCTATAGGGACTTCCAGCACATCTACGAGGGGGCACGGCGCACACGCCAAAACCCCTGTGAGTTCCCCGTGGACTGA
- the FBXL16 gene encoding F-box/LRR-repeat protein 16, producing MSNPRNGDTKPPCLPRNGLVKIPTQPNGLGSASITKGTPAMKNRLCQPSSVPAILSPALAHRSDLPIPSLASPLSLAALASVSSPPGPSLVGLNTSEGSEQPSPERLPGSPSERQLAVDEKILNRLFWYFSACEKCVLAQVCKAWRRVLYQPKFWVGLTPVLHTKELYNILPSGEKEFVSLQGFAIRGFDGFCLVGVSDLDICEFIDNYPLSKKGVKAMSLKRSTITDAGLEVMLEQMQGVVRLELSGCNDFTEAGLWSSLNARITALSVSDCINVADDAIAAISQLLPNLTELNLQAYHVTDTALAYFTAKQGYTTHTLRLNSCWEITNHGVVNMVHSLPNLSVLSLSGCSKVTDDGVELVAENLRKLRSLDLSWCPRITDMALEYIACDLHKLEELVLDRCVRITDTGLSYLSTMSSLRSLYLRWCCQVQDFGLKHLLSMGSLRLLSLAGCPLLTTTGLSGLVQLQELEELELTNCPGATPELFKYFSQHLPCCMVIE from the exons ATGTCGAACCCGAGAAACGGTGACACCAAGCCCCCATGTTTGCCCCGCAATGGACTGGTGAAGATCCCCACACAACCCAACGGCCTCGGCTCTGCCAGCATCACCAAAGGCACCCCCGCCATGAAAAACCGCCTGTGCCAGCCTTCCTCCGTGCCTGCCATCCTCAGCCCGGCCTTAGCCCACCGCAGCGACCtgcccatccccagcctggcctCCCCACTCTCCTTGGCCGCTCTGGCTAgcgtctcctctcctcccggCCCTTCTTTGGTGGGACTGAACACGAGCGAAGGCTCGGAGCAGCCCTCACCGGAGCGGCTGCCTGGCTCGCCCTCAGAAAGGCAGCTGGCAGTGGATGAGAAGATCCTCAACCGCTTGTTCTGGTACTTTTCAGCGTGTGAGAAGTGCGTGCTGGCACAGGTATGCAAGGCGTGGCGGCGGGTGCTCTACCAACCCAAGTTCTGGGTGGGCTTGACACCTGTTCTGCACACCAAAGAGCTCTACAACATCCTGCCCAGCGGTGAGAAGGAGTTTGTCAGCCTGCAGGGCTTTGCCATCCGTGGCTTCGATGGCTTCTGCCTCGTGGGCGTCTCTGACCTGGACATTTGTGAGTTCATTGACAACTACCCTCTCTCCAAGAAGGGGGTCAAGGCCATGAGCCTTAAGAGGTCGACCATCACAGATGCGGGGTTGGAG GTGATGCTGGAGCAGATGCAGGGTGTGGTGCGGCTGGAGCTGTCGGGCTGCAACGACTTCACGGAGGCTGGGCTGTGGTCCAGCCTCAACGCGCGCATCACGGCGCTGAGCGTCAGTGACTGCATCAACGTGGCCGACGACGCCATCGCCGCCATCTCGCAGCTCCTGCCCAACCTCACCGAGCTCAACCTGCAAGCTTACCATGTAACAGACACGGCGCTCGCCTACTTCACTGCCAAGCAAGGCTACACCACCCACACCCTCCGCCTCAACTCCTGCTGGGAGATCACCAACCACGGCGTGGTCAACATGGTCCACAGCCTGCCCAACCTGAGCGTCCTCAGCCTCTCGGGCTGCTCCAAGGTGACAGATGATGGTGTGGAGCTGGTGGCCGAGAATCTACGGAAGCTGCGCAGCCTCGACCTCTCCTGGTGCCCTCGTATCACGGACATGGCCCTGGAGTACATCGCCTGCGACCTGCAcaagctggaggagctggtgctCGACAG GTGCGTGCGGATCACCGACACCGGCCTCAGCTACCTGTCCACCATGTCGTCCCTGCGGAGCCTCTACCTGCGCTGGTGCTGCCAG GTGCAGGATTTTGGCCTGAAGCATCTCCTGAGCATGGGCAGCCTGCGCCTCCTCTCGCTGGCCG GCTGCCCCTTGCTGACCACCACGGGACTGTCAGGgctggtgcagctgcaggagctggaggagctggagctcaCCAACTGCCCCGGGGCCACCCCAGAGCTCTTCAAGTACTTCTCCCAGCACCTCCCATGCTGCATGGTGATTGAGTAG